The following are encoded in a window of Gossypium raimondii isolate GPD5lz chromosome 13, ASM2569854v1, whole genome shotgun sequence genomic DNA:
- the LOC128036184 gene encoding uncharacterized protein LOC128036184: MDCVCTVRNKQSEVEAFTKILETFERISGQSINLDKLMVYFNPNTPMSQCTTLSSLLKMKVVTKLDRYLGLPISIEKKKPVAFQSILDRAASRINSWSKRLLSNGGKEILIKSILQSIPTYALSVFFVPNGVLKEL, encoded by the exons ATGGACTGTGTTTGCACTGTCCG GAACAAACAAAGTGAAGTGGAGGCGTTTACAAAGATCTTGGAAACCTTTGAGAGGATTTCTGGCCAAAGCATCAACTTGGATAAGTTAATGGTTTACTTCAACCCAAACACTCCCATGTCACAATGCACGACTTTAAGCAGCTTACTCAAGATGAAGGTGGTGACCAAGCTTGACAGATATCTTGGTCTCCCAATCTCGATTGAAAAGAAGAAGCCGGTTGCCTTTCAAAGTATATTAGATCGTGCTGCCAGTAGGATCAATAGCTGGTCAAAGAGATTATTGTCAAATGGTGGTAAGGAGATTTTAATCAAGTCAATTCTTCAGTCAATCCCTACATATGCACTCTCGGTGTTCTTTGTCCCTAATGGCGTCCTTAAAGAGCTCTAG